A genome region from Eremothecium cymbalariae DBVPG#7215 chromosome 4, complete sequence includes the following:
- the OAR1 gene encoding 3-oxoacyl-[acyl-carrier-protein] reductase (NADPH) (similar to Ashbya gossypii ABR076C): MQAATTAIITGGTSGIGHQLVRKVISSGMSCIFVGSSPESVQESLHMLIAANDFPKDSTTKHQFVRGVSIDLSNWPSWTAEQTFKSWEFSPTNCIIGPFTTPLFNVSPRNPCGPSQKYTYSLLVNCAGITQKSLTHRSTTIDMARIMNINLMSLMSLTQLSVRPMLKSQRNSKATSPIIVNVASYLGHPDTHILPGTAIYAASKSAVLQYTYSLRPELSRLGIRIEAIAPGIVRGTKMIETLPPDSQKSLLHAKPHLQTTPHAVADLIWSIYCSSPV, from the coding sequence ATGCAGGCTGCAACTACGGCAATAATTACTGGAGGAACCAGCGGGATCGGTCACCAATTAGTGAGAAAGGTAATCTCCAGCGGGATGTCATGTATCTTCGTCGGATCCAGTCCTGAATCAGTGCAGGAGTCTCTTCATATGCTCATCGCCGCTAACGACTTCCCCAAAGACAGTACAACAAAGCACCAATTTGTAAGGGGTGTGTCCATAGATCTTTCGAATTGGCCTTCCTGGACCGCCGAACAGACCTTCAAAAGTTGGGAGTTCTCCCCAACCAACTGTATCATCGGCCCGTTTACAACGCCCTTGTTCAATGTTTCCCCTAGAAACCCGTGCGGCCCCTCACAAAAATACACCTATAGTCTTCTAGTCAACTGTGCTGGGATTACCCAAAAGTCACTAACCCACAGATCCACAACCATCGATATGGCCCGCATCATGAACATAAACCTCATGTCGTTAATGTCCCTAACTCAACTATCCGTCCGCCCTATGCTCAAATCACAACGCAATTCCAAGGCAACATCCCCAATAATTGTAAATGTAGCCTCCTATCTGGGCCATCCAGATACACATATCCTCCCAGGAACCGCAATATACGCCGCTTCAAAGAGCGCAGTCCTCCAATACACCTATTCTCTGCGTCCGGAGTTGTCCCGGCTGGGCATCCGCATTGAGGCTATCGCTCCAGGCATCGTACGAGGCACTAAAATGATCGAAACACTCCCTCCAGATTCCCAGAAGAGTCTGCTACACGCCAAGCCACACCTACAAACCACACCACACGCTGTTGCCGACCTTATATGGTCAATCTATTGCTCATCTCCTGTCTAA